In a single window of the Cupriavidus basilensis genome:
- a CDS encoding alpha-D-ribose 1-methylphosphonate 5-triphosphate diphosphatase: MLPAYLTHARIVLPDGVLADSALLIDNGHIAAIEPDAAAVPRAAQVIDLRGQTLLPGLVDLHCDAIEKEAEPRSRVMFPLDFAVAQIDRRNAAAGITTPYHAVSFAGNSFGVRNFDTAGELVRAVAAFRSHSLVDNRIHCRYEVTDASALPVLEQLVESGLVDLVSVMDHSPGQGQFKTLEAYLAYMMGNHAMSREEAHAAAARKLVEKDGALERVERLLALAARTGVPAASHDDDSAQRIATMHALGVRMSEFPINLETAQAAKAKGLPTILGAPNVLRGQSQSGSMRAIDAINAGVADCLCSDYQPSTLIAAAFAAERLAGLSLPQAAALVSANPAAACGLSDRGRIGAGLRADLVAVAMVAGQPLVTHTWSSGRLVFAAHYPAGARAADSAGVVQMPALDAPGEPSRAAA, translated from the coding sequence ATGCTTCCTGCTTACCTGACTCATGCACGGATCGTCCTGCCCGACGGCGTGCTAGCCGACAGCGCCTTGCTGATCGACAACGGCCACATCGCGGCCATCGAGCCCGATGCCGCCGCCGTGCCGCGTGCCGCCCAGGTGATCGACCTGCGTGGCCAGACGCTGCTGCCCGGCCTGGTCGATCTGCATTGCGACGCCATCGAGAAAGAAGCCGAGCCGCGCTCGCGGGTGATGTTCCCGCTGGATTTTGCCGTGGCGCAGATCGATCGCCGCAACGCCGCCGCGGGCATCACCACGCCTTACCATGCGGTCTCGTTCGCCGGTAATTCGTTCGGCGTGCGCAATTTCGACACGGCCGGCGAGCTCGTGCGCGCCGTCGCCGCCTTTCGCAGCCACAGCCTGGTGGATAACCGCATCCATTGCCGTTATGAAGTCACCGACGCCAGCGCGTTGCCGGTGCTGGAGCAACTGGTGGAATCCGGACTGGTGGACCTGGTCTCGGTGATGGACCATTCGCCCGGGCAGGGCCAGTTCAAGACACTGGAGGCCTACCTGGCCTACATGATGGGCAACCACGCCATGAGCCGCGAAGAGGCCCATGCTGCTGCCGCCAGGAAACTGGTGGAGAAGGACGGCGCACTGGAACGGGTCGAGCGCCTGCTGGCACTGGCCGCGCGCACAGGGGTGCCGGCCGCGAGCCATGATGACGACTCGGCACAGCGTATCGCCACCATGCATGCGCTGGGCGTGCGCATGAGCGAGTTCCCGATCAACCTGGAGACGGCGCAAGCCGCCAAGGCAAAGGGGCTGCCAACCATCCTTGGCGCGCCCAACGTGCTGCGCGGCCAAAGCCAGAGCGGCTCCATGCGTGCCATCGACGCCATCAACGCCGGGGTGGCGGACTGCCTGTGCTCGGACTACCAGCCGTCCACGCTGATTGCCGCCGCCTTTGCCGCGGAACGCCTCGCTGGCCTGAGCCTGCCGCAGGCTGCCGCGCTGGTCAGCGCCAACCCGGCCGCCGCTTGCGGCTTGTCCGATCGCGGGCGCATCGGGGCCGGGCTGCGTGCGGACCTGGTGGCGGTCGCCATGGTGGCGGGCCAGCCGCTGGTGACGCATACGTGGTCATCGGGCCGGCTGGTGTTTGCCGCGCACTATCCGGCGGGCGCCCGGGCGGCTGACAGCGCGGGCGTGGTCCAGATGCCAGCGCTCGACGCACCAGGCGAGCCTAGCCGCGCGGCGGCATGA
- a CDS encoding FAD-dependent oxidoreductase, protein MSADNAIGSLQPPDPQAIVAAGLAIEQEAATAAFSPMESRRHQMWPLLTAAEIVRLQHFGTPRQWRANEYLFRTGDPAHGMVVILRGRVRVLQRDALDRASVVGEHGPGSFLAEVGQLSGKPALVDGLALEDVEAISIPPDRLRALMVAEAELGERIMRALILRRVGLIERGNGPTLLGRGSDARLLHLQAFLRRNGYPHTVVDADTDPDACALLDFTGAAPGDFPLVICPGGAVLRCPDAGQLATCLGLLPEFDPDYIYDVIVVGAGPAGLATAVYAASEGLCVAVFDSLAPGGQAGASSRIENYLGFPTGISGQALAGRAFVQAQKFGAHLAIPLQVSALHCGEHPQRIELSDGRKIAARTVVIASGAAYRHPAIAALDRYEGRGVYYWASPVEARLCSGEEVVLVGGGNSAGQAAVFLAAHAKRVHILIRASGLEASMSRYLIERIAAQPNIELHTGTEIVALGGEERLATIGYRSRDSDRVTEVPVRHLFLFIGADPNTGWLASCNVRVDARGFVLTGTDTPHEGTLPASTLETSVPGIFAIGDVRSGSTKRVAAAVGEGAAVVAQIHGYLEKMKQPEPGTLAM, encoded by the coding sequence ATGAGCGCAGACAACGCTATCGGAAGCCTGCAACCCCCTGACCCGCAAGCCATTGTTGCGGCAGGCCTGGCCATCGAGCAGGAGGCAGCCACCGCGGCGTTCTCGCCGATGGAGTCCCGGCGCCACCAGATGTGGCCCCTGCTCACCGCCGCCGAGATCGTGCGGCTCCAGCATTTCGGCACACCGCGGCAGTGGCGCGCCAATGAATACCTGTTTCGCACCGGCGACCCCGCCCACGGCATGGTGGTGATACTGCGGGGCCGCGTGCGCGTCTTGCAGCGCGACGCGCTAGACCGTGCGTCTGTGGTCGGCGAGCACGGACCGGGCAGCTTCCTTGCCGAAGTGGGGCAGCTATCGGGCAAGCCCGCGCTGGTCGACGGCCTGGCGCTGGAAGACGTCGAGGCCATCTCGATTCCACCCGACCGGCTGCGCGCGCTGATGGTCGCGGAAGCAGAACTGGGCGAGCGCATCATGCGTGCGCTGATCCTGCGCCGCGTTGGCCTGATCGAGCGCGGCAATGGTCCGACGCTGCTGGGCCGCGGCAGCGACGCGCGCCTGCTGCACCTGCAGGCGTTCCTGCGGCGCAACGGCTACCCCCATACCGTGGTCGACGCGGATACCGATCCCGATGCGTGCGCACTCCTCGATTTCACCGGCGCCGCGCCCGGCGACTTTCCGCTGGTGATCTGCCCCGGCGGCGCGGTGCTGCGCTGCCCGGACGCGGGCCAGCTTGCCACCTGCCTGGGCCTGCTGCCCGAATTCGACCCGGACTATATCTACGACGTGATCGTGGTGGGTGCAGGTCCGGCGGGTCTGGCCACCGCGGTGTATGCCGCTTCCGAAGGCCTGTGCGTTGCGGTGTTCGACAGCCTTGCGCCAGGCGGCCAGGCCGGCGCCAGCTCGCGCATCGAAAACTATCTGGGCTTCCCCACGGGTATTTCCGGACAAGCATTGGCCGGCCGGGCTTTCGTGCAAGCCCAGAAGTTCGGCGCACACCTTGCCATCCCCTTGCAGGTGAGCGCGCTGCATTGCGGTGAACATCCGCAGCGCATCGAGCTGAGCGATGGCCGCAAGATTGCTGCCCGGACCGTGGTCATTGCCAGTGGCGCAGCTTATCGCCACCCCGCCATCGCGGCACTCGATCGCTACGAAGGACGGGGCGTCTACTACTGGGCCTCCCCGGTGGAAGCCCGCCTGTGCAGCGGCGAAGAGGTCGTGCTGGTGGGCGGCGGCAATTCCGCGGGGCAGGCCGCCGTGTTCCTGGCCGCGCACGCCAAGCGCGTGCACATTCTCATCCGGGCATCGGGGCTGGAGGCCAGCATGTCGCGCTACCTGATCGAGCGCATCGCGGCCCAGCCCAATATCGAATTGCATACCGGCACGGAAATCGTAGCCCTGGGCGGGGAAGAACGCTTGGCCACCATCGGCTATCGCTCGCGCGACAGCGATCGCGTGACCGAGGTGCCGGTCCGGCATCTGTTCCTGTTTATCGGCGCAGATCCCAATACGGGATGGCTCGCCAGTTGCAATGTGCGTGTGGATGCAAGGGGATTCGTGCTGACCGGCACAGACACGCCGCATGAAGGCACCCTGCCGGCATCCACGCTGGAGACCAGTGTGCCAGGCATCTTTGCAATCGGGGACGTGCGCTCGGGTTCCACCAAGCGGGTTGCAGCGGCCGTGGGCGAAGGCGCGGCGGTGGTCGCGCAGATCCATGGCTACCTGGAAAAAATGAAGCAGCCGGAGCCGGGAACGCTCGCCATGTAA
- a CDS encoding AGE family epimerase/isomerase, translated as MNVTPPLATAGAESKAASFAALRAHYDAVVLPLWTGPGWNATMQLPYEALSGTDCQPLPVARYRAMACARQLYVFSRCDGPDGAAHAARLFASLGGRFADGAQGGFIYSIDAQGQPLDTTKDLYTHAFVVFACAAYYKRSGSAQARALLDGTTRLIEARFATADGLYHAALAQDFRPLGGPPQQNPIMHLTEAYLAAFEVTGERRYADRLAGIAAAVQATFVDPATGCIAELPMCTDRAGNRVEPGHQFEWFSLLASAPALFEGSGLAQALARAFGFAMQHGVDTSTMGVAAALHLDGSPRDPIQRIWAQTEFARALAVRGDTVALAHLQAWLKAYPARFLHAGGWHECLSPAGKVERAEMPSTTPYHLATAYQALPRD; from the coding sequence ATGAACGTTACGCCACCCCTTGCCACCGCTGGTGCTGAATCCAAGGCCGCTTCCTTCGCCGCATTGCGCGCGCACTACGATGCCGTGGTCCTGCCGCTCTGGACCGGGCCGGGATGGAACGCCACGATGCAGCTGCCCTATGAGGCGCTGTCCGGCACCGACTGCCAGCCTTTGCCGGTGGCGCGCTACCGCGCCATGGCCTGCGCGCGCCAGCTCTATGTGTTTTCGCGGTGCGATGGCCCCGATGGGGCGGCCCATGCCGCACGCCTGTTCGCATCACTCGGGGGCCGCTTTGCCGATGGCGCGCAAGGTGGCTTCATCTACAGCATCGATGCGCAGGGACAGCCTCTGGATACCACCAAGGACCTGTACACCCACGCCTTCGTCGTCTTTGCCTGCGCGGCGTATTACAAGCGTTCAGGCAGCGCGCAGGCGCGTGCCTTGCTGGATGGCACCACACGGCTGATCGAGGCGCGTTTCGCCACCGCGGATGGCCTGTACCATGCCGCGCTAGCACAAGACTTTCGCCCGCTAGGCGGCCCCCCCCAGCAGAACCCGATCATGCACCTGACCGAGGCCTACCTGGCGGCGTTCGAGGTCACCGGGGAGCGCCGCTATGCGGACCGCCTGGCGGGCATTGCCGCAGCCGTGCAGGCCACCTTTGTCGATCCGGCGACGGGTTGCATTGCCGAGTTGCCGATGTGCACGGATCGCGCTGGCAACCGGGTCGAGCCCGGCCATCAGTTCGAGTGGTTCTCGCTGCTTGCCAGCGCGCCCGCGTTGTTCGAGGGCTCCGGGCTAGCGCAAGCGCTGGCACGCGCCTTCGGCTTTGCCATGCAGCACGGCGTTGACACCAGCACCATGGGCGTAGCCGCGGCGCTGCATCTGGATGGCTCGCCCCGAGACCCGATCCAGCGCATCTGGGCCCAGACCGAATTCGCGCGGGCGCTGGCGGTGCGCGGGGACACCGTGGCGCTGGCGCACCTGCAGGCCTGGCTGAAAGCCTACCCGGCGCGATTCCTGCACGCGGGCGGCTGGCATGAGTGCCTGTCGCCTGCCGGCAAGGTGGAGCGCGCGGAGATGCCTTCGACCACGCCATATCACCTTGCCACGGCTTACCAGGCGCTGCCGCGGGATTGA
- a CDS encoding copper resistance protein CopQ, with protein sequence MYPNLTKSFTKSLTKSLFAAAIAGAVLALGSAQAASPASHGATSVRDIYSDGARTAPVNAFTDGARGGRFDAFTDGTHARMVDPFTDGARIAGLDRTGPSADPARSIDTFVDGARKLDTFTDGARIAGLDRAGVSADPARSIDPFVDGARKLDTFTDGARFAGLDRTGVSADPARNIDPFVDGAQKVAGMDTRGVSASPARSFNVYQDGADA encoded by the coding sequence ATGTACCCGAACCTCACCAAGTCGTTCACCAAGTCGCTCACCAAGTCTCTGTTCGCCGCCGCCATCGCCGGCGCCGTGCTTGCCCTGGGCAGCGCCCAAGCTGCTAGCCCGGCTTCCCATGGCGCCACCAGCGTGCGCGATATCTACAGCGACGGGGCGCGCACTGCGCCCGTGAACGCCTTCACCGATGGCGCACGAGGCGGGCGGTTCGATGCATTCACCGACGGTACCCACGCCCGCATGGTGGATCCCTTTACCGATGGCGCACGCATCGCCGGCCTGGATCGCACTGGTCCCTCCGCAGATCCGGCACGCAGCATCGACACGTTCGTCGACGGCGCACGCAAGCTCGATACGTTCACCGATGGCGCGCGCATCGCCGGCCTGGACCGCGCTGGCGTATCCGCCGATCCGGCGCGCAGCATCGACCCGTTCGTCGACGGCGCACGCAAGCTCGATACGTTCACCGATGGCGCGCGCTTCGCCGGCCTGGATCGCACTGGCGTATCCGCCGATCCGGCGCGCAATATCGACCCGTTCGTCGATGGCGCGCAGAAAGTGGCTGGCATGGACACCCGCGGCGTTTCGGCGTCGCCGGCCCGCAGCTTCAACGTGTACCAGGATGGCGCGGATGCTTGA
- the phnL gene encoding phosphonate C-P lyase system protein PhnL, with amino-acid sequence MTQDAYHHPSTAADAQRIQVRGLGKTFILHNQGGTRLPVLQAIDFDAAAGECLVLAGSSGAGKSTLLRCLYGNYLATEGSIRIRDNDAWVELTRAPEQRILQLRREVIGYVSQFLHVIPRVSTLDVVAEPLQQRGASADEARERAAVLLARLQVPGRLWSLPPATFSGGEQQRVNIARGLIGGHPVLLLDEPTASLDADNRAVVVALIREALAEGRCLVGIFHDEAVREAVATRLLPLHPPAVMEAAPAGKLAAVAG; translated from the coding sequence ATGACGCAAGACGCCTACCACCATCCAAGCACAGCCGCCGACGCCCAGCGCATCCAGGTGCGCGGCCTCGGCAAGACCTTCATCCTGCATAACCAGGGCGGCACGCGCCTGCCCGTGCTGCAGGCCATCGATTTCGACGCTGCCGCCGGCGAATGCCTGGTGCTGGCTGGCAGTTCCGGCGCGGGCAAGAGCACGCTGCTGCGCTGCCTGTACGGCAACTACCTGGCCACGGAAGGCAGCATCCGCATCCGTGACAACGACGCGTGGGTGGAGCTGACCCGCGCGCCGGAGCAACGCATCCTGCAATTGCGGCGCGAGGTGATTGGCTATGTCAGCCAGTTCCTTCATGTGATCCCGCGCGTGAGCACGCTCGATGTGGTGGCCGAGCCGCTGCAGCAGCGCGGCGCCAGTGCCGACGAAGCGCGCGAGCGTGCCGCGGTGCTGCTGGCGCGGCTGCAGGTGCCGGGCCGGCTGTGGAGCCTGCCGCCCGCGACGTTCTCGGGCGGCGAGCAGCAGCGCGTGAATATTGCGCGCGGACTGATCGGCGGCCATCCGGTGCTGTTGCTCGACGAGCCGACCGCCTCGCTCGACGCGGATAACCGCGCGGTGGTGGTGGCGCTGATCCGCGAAGCGCTGGCCGAGGGCCGGTGCCTGGTCGGCATCTTCCACGACGAAGCCGTGCGTGAGGCGGTGGCCACCAGGCTGCTGCCATTGCACCCGCCGGCTGTCATGGAGGCTGCGCCGGCCGGCAAGCTTGCGGCTGTCGCGGGCTGA
- a CDS encoding alpha/beta hydrolase encodes MSALLPAIEIETAPSPTWSVIWMHGLGADGSDFVPVVPELGLASAPGVRFVFPNAPAIPVTCNGGYVMPAWYDIQSLDDARRHADEAGIRVSRDAIRALIARENQRGVPSHRVVLAGFSQGGAVAYTTALTHPEALGGIIALSTYIPAPAMLAAEFSEANRATPIFAGHGSEDDVVAVQLGLLARETVEKLGCKVEWHTYRMSHSVCMEEIKAIGAWLNARFAAAGKS; translated from the coding sequence ATGAGCGCACTACTGCCAGCCATTGAAATCGAAACCGCGCCGTCACCCACGTGGTCGGTCATCTGGATGCACGGGCTCGGCGCCGACGGCAGCGATTTCGTGCCCGTGGTGCCGGAGCTGGGCCTGGCGTCCGCGCCCGGCGTGCGTTTCGTGTTTCCCAACGCGCCGGCCATCCCGGTTACCTGCAACGGCGGCTACGTCATGCCGGCGTGGTACGACATCCAGTCGCTCGATGACGCCCGCCGCCATGCGGACGAGGCCGGCATCCGGGTCTCCCGCGATGCCATCCGCGCCCTGATCGCGCGGGAGAACCAGCGCGGCGTACCCAGCCACCGCGTAGTGCTGGCGGGGTTCTCGCAAGGCGGGGCCGTGGCCTATACCACAGCCCTGACGCATCCCGAGGCGCTGGGCGGCATCATCGCCCTTTCCACCTACATCCCCGCGCCGGCAATGCTTGCCGCCGAGTTCAGCGAAGCCAACCGCGCCACGCCGATCTTTGCCGGACACGGCAGCGAGGACGACGTGGTGGCCGTGCAGCTCGGCCTGCTGGCGCGCGAGACCGTGGAAAAACTGGGCTGCAAGGTGGAATGGCACACCTACCGCATGTCGCACTCGGTCTGCATGGAAGAGATCAAGGCGATCGGCGCCTGGCTGAATGCGCGCTTCGCGGCGGCCGGGAAATCCTGA
- a CDS encoding MOSC domain-containing protein, translated as MAADIGNGWAESPQAGSVAAVSLSATHTFSKTVTPVIRLLAGLGVEGDAHLGVTVKHRSRVAVDPSQPNLRQVHLLSVELLAMLQAAGHAVAPGALGENITTRGIDLLALPTGARLHLGETALVEITGLRNPCAQIERFQPGLLARVLGRDDEGKLVRKAGIMGIVLAGGLVRAHDTIRVTLPPEPHRKLERV; from the coding sequence ATGGCGGCCGATATTGGCAACGGGTGGGCCGAATCGCCGCAGGCGGGCAGCGTGGCCGCGGTAAGCCTGAGCGCCACGCACACCTTCAGCAAGACGGTGACGCCAGTCATCCGCCTGCTGGCCGGGCTGGGCGTGGAGGGTGACGCGCATCTGGGGGTAACCGTCAAGCACCGTTCCCGCGTGGCGGTGGACCCCAGCCAGCCCAACCTGCGGCAGGTTCACCTGCTATCGGTGGAACTGCTGGCCATGCTGCAAGCCGCCGGCCATGCAGTGGCGCCCGGCGCGCTCGGCGAGAACATCACCACGCGGGGCATCGACCTGCTGGCGCTGCCAACCGGCGCGCGGCTGCACCTGGGCGAGACCGCGCTGGTCGAGATCACCGGGCTGCGCAATCCCTGTGCGCAGATCGAGCGCTTCCAGCCGGGCCTGCTTGCTCGGGTGCTGGGTCGGGACGATGAAGGCAAGCTGGTGCGCAAGGCCGGCATCATGGGCATTGTCCTGGCCGGCGGACTGGTGCGCGCGCACGACACGATTCGCGTGACGCTGCCGCCCGAGCCTCACCGCAAGCTGGAACGGGTTTGA
- the mdtD gene encoding multidrug transporter subunit MdtD, giving the protein MTSQTSQKAMLWIVAAGFFMQTLDTTIVNTALPAMARSLNETPLDMKPVVVAYTLTMAMLTPASGWLADRFGTRRVYFAAILIFVLGSLFCAGAQNLDQLVIARVIQGVGGSMLLPIGRLAVLRSVSGEQYIAALAFVSVAGQVGPIFGPVLGGWIVQSVAWHWIFLINVPVGAIGMLAVLRYLPDHTVGRAPPFDFVGCGLLSLCMVAFSLALDTPHEASHAAWSGGLFALSLLSALLYIPHARRRQNPLFRLALFREPNFSVGLAGNLVCRIGSGAVPFLMPLLLQLPMGYSPLHSGLMLLPAALAGVVAKRWIVPLVKRFGYDNFLLVNTVLVGGSIASFAAIAPGWPVGLAIAQLALFGATNSMQFAAMNSVTLKGLSVEDAGSGNSLFSMVQMLAIGLGVTIGGGLVSMFTAQLGVAGTAYRLAFFTVGMITLLSALVFRRLDAEQFDKSRGPAR; this is encoded by the coding sequence ATGACCAGCCAAACCTCGCAAAAGGCCATGTTGTGGATTGTCGCAGCGGGCTTTTTCATGCAAACGCTCGACACCACCATCGTCAACACCGCGTTGCCCGCGATGGCGCGCAGCCTCAACGAAACCCCCCTCGACATGAAGCCCGTGGTGGTGGCCTACACGCTGACCATGGCCATGCTCACGCCGGCCTCGGGCTGGCTGGCCGACCGCTTCGGCACCCGTCGCGTGTACTTCGCCGCGATCCTGATCTTTGTGCTGGGCTCGCTGTTCTGCGCGGGTGCGCAGAACCTGGACCAACTCGTGATCGCCCGCGTGATCCAGGGCGTGGGCGGCTCCATGCTGCTGCCGATCGGCCGGCTGGCGGTGCTGCGCAGCGTCTCCGGCGAGCAATACATCGCGGCGCTGGCCTTTGTCTCGGTGGCGGGGCAGGTCGGGCCGATCTTTGGCCCGGTGCTGGGCGGCTGGATCGTGCAGTCGGTGGCCTGGCACTGGATCTTCCTGATCAATGTGCCCGTAGGCGCCATCGGGATGCTGGCGGTCTTGCGCTACCTGCCCGACCACACCGTTGGCCGTGCGCCGCCGTTCGACTTTGTTGGCTGCGGCTTGTTGTCGCTTTGCATGGTGGCATTCTCGCTGGCGCTGGACACCCCGCACGAGGCAAGCCACGCGGCATGGAGCGGCGGCCTGTTCGCGCTGAGCCTGCTGTCCGCGCTGCTTTACATCCCGCATGCGCGGCGCCGGCAAAACCCGCTGTTCCGGCTGGCGCTGTTCCGCGAGCCCAATTTCAGCGTGGGCCTGGCCGGCAACCTGGTGTGCCGCATCGGCTCGGGCGCGGTGCCGTTCCTGATGCCGTTGCTGCTGCAGTTGCCGATGGGATATTCCCCGCTGCATTCGGGGCTGATGCTGCTGCCGGCCGCACTGGCCGGCGTGGTCGCCAAGCGCTGGATCGTGCCACTGGTCAAGCGCTTTGGCTATGACAACTTCCTGCTGGTCAACACGGTATTGGTGGGTGGCTCGATCGCCTCGTTCGCAGCGATTGCGCCGGGCTGGCCCGTGGGCCTTGCCATTGCGCAGCTCGCTTTGTTCGGGGCCACCAACTCCATGCAATTCGCTGCCATGAATAGCGTGACGCTCAAGGGTTTGAGCGTGGAAGACGCAGGCAGCGGAAACAGCCTGTTCTCGATGGTGCAGATGCTGGCAATCGGCCTCGGGGTTACCATCGGCGGCGGGCTGGTCAGCATGTTCACAGCCCAGCTGGGCGTGGCCGGCACAGCCTACCGGCTGGCGTTCTTCACCGTGGGCATGATCACGCTGCTATCGGCGCTGGTGTTCCGCCGGCTCGATGCCGAGCAGTTCGACAAGAGCCGCGGCCCGGCCAGGTAG
- the phnK gene encoding phosphonate C-P lyase system protein PhnK, producing the protein MSRTDPHQPLLSVRGLTRTWDGVHGCHDVSFDLFPGEVLCVVGESGSGKSTLLQAVSWQAAPESGSVCYDTREQGLVDLATLSDARLRLLARTDWGFVRQNARDGLRMRVSAGANIAERLMAVGGRHYGELREVAGTWMEKMELDLGRLDDAPTSFSGGMQQRLQIARNLVTHPRLVFMDEPTASLDVSVQARLLDLLRRLVADLGLAAIIVTHDLAVARLLAHRTLVMQGGRVVESGLTDQILDDPHHPYTQLLVSSILQG; encoded by the coding sequence ATGAGCCGCACCGATCCGCACCAGCCGCTGTTGTCCGTGCGCGGCCTGACCCGCACCTGGGACGGCGTGCATGGCTGCCACGATGTCAGCTTCGATCTGTTCCCCGGCGAAGTGCTGTGCGTGGTGGGCGAGTCCGGCTCGGGCAAGAGCACCTTGCTGCAGGCAGTGTCCTGGCAGGCCGCGCCGGAATCCGGCAGCGTTTGCTACGACACGCGCGAGCAAGGGCTGGTTGACCTTGCCACGCTGTCCGACGCCCGGCTACGCCTGCTGGCGCGTACCGACTGGGGCTTCGTGCGCCAGAACGCGCGCGATGGCCTGCGCATGCGGGTGAGCGCCGGTGCCAATATCGCCGAGCGCCTGATGGCGGTGGGCGGGCGCCACTATGGCGAGCTGCGCGAAGTGGCCGGCACGTGGATGGAAAAGATGGAGCTCGACCTGGGCCGCCTGGACGATGCGCCGACCAGCTTCTCCGGCGGCATGCAGCAGCGCTTGCAGATCGCCCGCAACCTGGTGACGCATCCGCGCCTGGTGTTCATGGACGAGCCCACCGCCTCGCTCGACGTCTCGGTGCAGGCCCGCCTGCTCGACCTGCTGCGCCGGCTGGTGGCGGACCTTGGGCTGGCTGCCATCATCGTCACCCACGACCTCGCCGTGGCGCGCCTGCTGGCGCACCGCACGCTGGTGATGCAGGGCGGGCGCGTGGTGGAAAGCGGCCTGACCGACCAGATCCTCGACGATCCGCACCATCCGTACACCCAGTTGCTGGTGTCTTCCATTCTGCAGGGCTGA
- a CDS encoding LysR family transcriptional regulator, which produces MLNPVWIKTFATVAAAHSFTDAGRQLGLSQSSVSDHVRRLEQHVGRRLFVRDTHTLTMTADGEALLAHARLILDAIARAESQFNAPRLQGRVRLGTSDDLALGPLPNVLAAFRNSHPDVELEITIGMTGKLYELMDAGALDLMIGKRREGDRRGSPLFRGKLEWLARPGTVADLRQPLPLILVPEPSVTRAIVLDTLAKAGMRWQIVCTSSSHSGCIAAARGGLGITVRAQYLSGRGLSPLVNGDSLPALPEVEFISLRAGRLSRPAETLLQLLQKSDLRGSWLDE; this is translated from the coding sequence ATGCTCAACCCTGTCTGGATCAAGACCTTCGCCACCGTAGCCGCCGCGCACAGCTTTACCGACGCGGGGCGCCAGCTCGGCCTCTCCCAATCCAGCGTCAGCGACCACGTCCGGCGCCTGGAACAGCACGTCGGGCGCCGGCTCTTTGTGCGCGATACCCACACCCTGACCATGACCGCCGACGGCGAGGCGCTGCTGGCGCACGCGCGGCTGATCCTGGATGCCATTGCGCGCGCGGAGTCCCAGTTCAATGCGCCGCGCCTGCAGGGCCGCGTGCGCCTGGGTACTTCCGATGACCTCGCGCTGGGCCCCTTGCCCAATGTGCTGGCGGCATTTCGCAACTCGCATCCGGATGTGGAACTGGAGATCACCATCGGCATGACCGGCAAGCTCTACGAGCTGATGGATGCCGGCGCGCTGGACCTGATGATCGGCAAGCGCCGCGAAGGCGACCGGCGCGGGTCTCCGTTGTTCAGGGGCAAGCTGGAGTGGCTAGCCCGGCCCGGCACGGTGGCGGACCTGCGCCAGCCGCTGCCGCTGATCCTGGTGCCCGAGCCCAGTGTCACGCGTGCCATCGTGCTCGATACACTGGCCAAGGCCGGGATGCGCTGGCAGATCGTCTGCACCAGCAGCAGTCACTCGGGCTGCATCGCCGCCGCGCGTGGCGGGCTGGGCATTACCGTGCGCGCGCAATACCTGTCCGGGCGCGGGCTGTCGCCACTGGTCAACGGCGACAGCCTGCCGGCGCTGCCGGAGGTGGAATTCATCTCGCTGCGCGCGGGCCGCCTGAGCCGGCCCGCCGAAACGTTGCTGCAACTGCTGCAAAAGAGCGATCTGCGCGGGTCCTGGCTGGACGAGTAG
- a CDS encoding Crp/Fnr family transcriptional regulator: MTDTELDLSGNHLLGALPPHERRLLLPRLDSVNLRAGQLLSDSGQRIRHLYFPSTAVISMMSLQESGATVELASVGREGLVGLPALTGAETMPNRIEVRRSGAGFRVAASELRAIYPELPTLQRMALLYMQALLTQVSQTAVCIRHHSLTTQLCRWLLLALDRSPCNELDVTQQTIADMLGVRREGVTEAVGKLAELQMIRHSRGHITVIDRAGLEGFSGESYRIVRSEFDRLLSPAAG; this comes from the coding sequence ATGACCGACACCGAACTGGATCTATCCGGCAATCACTTGCTGGGCGCCTTGCCACCGCACGAGCGCCGCTTGCTCCTGCCACGCCTGGACAGCGTCAACCTGCGCGCGGGGCAACTGCTGAGCGACTCCGGCCAGCGCATCCGGCATCTCTATTTCCCGAGCACGGCGGTGATCTCGATGATGTCGCTGCAGGAAAGCGGCGCCACCGTGGAACTCGCCTCCGTGGGCCGTGAGGGGCTGGTGGGCCTGCCCGCGCTGACCGGCGCCGAGACCATGCCCAACCGGATCGAAGTGCGCAGGAGCGGCGCCGGCTTTCGCGTTGCCGCGAGCGAGCTGCGCGCGATCTACCCCGAGCTGCCCACATTGCAGCGCATGGCCCTGCTGTATATGCAGGCGCTGCTTACGCAGGTGTCGCAGACGGCTGTCTGCATCCGCCACCACTCGTTGACCACGCAGTTGTGCCGCTGGCTGCTGCTGGCGCTGGACCGCTCGCCCTGCAATGAGCTCGACGTGACCCAGCAAACCATTGCCGACATGCTGGGCGTGCGCCGCGAGGGCGTGACCGAGGCGGTGGGCAAACTGGCGGAGCTGCAAATGATCCGCCACAGCCGCGGCCATATCACCGTGATCGACCGGGCCGGGCTGGAGGGCTTTTCCGGCGAGTCCTACCGTATCGTGCGCAGCGAGTTCGACCGCCTGCTCAGCCCAGCCGCCGGCTGA